A region of Arabidopsis thaliana chromosome 5, partial sequence DNA encodes the following proteins:
- the LCR86 gene encoding low-molecular-weight cysteine-rich 86 (low-molecular-weight cysteine-rich 86 (LCR86); LOCATED IN: endomembrane system; Has 7 Blast hits to 7 proteins in 2 species: Archae - 0; Bacteria - 0; Metazoa - 0; Fungi - 0; Plants - 7; Viruses - 0; Other Eukaryotes - 0 (source: NCBI BLink).), whose product MQNQKHSHILTAITIVLLFAMAAKINAIDVHDAMCYRSECTSVCDQICLSHGYTNGWYCGTFRLHTGCCCLKKKELNQIISPSKN is encoded by the exons atgcagAACCAGAAACATTCACATATACTGACTGCCATAACAATTGTTCTCTTGTTTGCGATGGCCG CTAAAATAAACGCTATTGACGTTCATGACGCCATGTGTTATCGGTCCGAGTGTACAAGCGTATGTGATCAGATTTGCTTAAGCCACGGGTATACAAATGGATGGTATTGTGGAACATTTAGACTCCACACTGGATGTTGTTGtctcaagaagaaagaactcAACCAAATAATATCTCCATCGAAAAACTAA